Proteins encoded within one genomic window of Nordella sp. HKS 07:
- a CDS encoding CHAT domain-containing protein has protein sequence MEIVELQLGLHQRDAETYTVELRISRPDSDADTRVSSRFPVGDIDLEAIRRQKFNVEALGHLLAECLFKDDKLRTAFAEARAVADAGNATLRLRLFVGPSAPELHVLFWEALRSLDDGQPLFTGERILFSRYLSSADWRPVRRRPKAALRGLIVIANPTDVETYRPGGRALASLDVAAELARAKAGLEGVECAVLASGGRATLDELVHQLHDGCDVLYIVCHGAFIESEAWLWLEDATGKTRRVAASELIQQMRELRNVPALVVLASCQSAGSGDDARTSDAGALAALGPGLAEAGIPAVLAMQGDVTIATIAEFMPVFFRELQRDGQIDRAVAVARGAIRDRADWYVPVLFMRLRGGSLWYKPGFEEGAHLENWPAVLRQIQSRQLTPILGPGLTDSLLGSRREIARRWAETFHFPMAPHNREDLPQVAEFLAVNQKAKMFPQNELINYLRADLLARYHDDLPEELRERKTDELPTDHLGKLISTIGSQRRKRIPAEPFAVLARLPIPIYVTAAQNDLIYDALREAGKEPRVDLCRWHDGLIELPTIEPDFRPDPQHPLVYHLFGRLDQPESLVFTEDNYFDFLIGIKKNKDLIPAMVKRALADTGLAFLGFQLDDWNFRVMFRAIMDQEGGRGRRSMYAHIAAQIDPEEGRILEPKRARAYLESYFTESAISIYWGSPDDFARDLLKRWEAST, from the coding sequence ATGGAAATTGTTGAACTGCAGCTCGGCCTGCACCAGCGCGACGCCGAGACGTACACGGTCGAACTCCGCATCAGCAGGCCGGATAGCGACGCCGACACGCGGGTGAGCTCGCGTTTTCCTGTCGGCGATATCGATCTCGAAGCCATTCGCCGGCAGAAATTCAACGTCGAGGCCCTCGGGCACCTGCTAGCCGAGTGTCTGTTTAAGGATGACAAGCTGCGTACCGCTTTCGCCGAGGCGCGCGCCGTCGCAGACGCCGGCAATGCAACGCTGCGGCTGCGGCTTTTCGTCGGCCCTAGCGCGCCGGAGTTGCACGTATTGTTTTGGGAAGCCCTCCGCAGTCTGGACGATGGCCAGCCGCTTTTTACCGGCGAGCGCATTCTCTTCTCGCGCTATCTCAGCAGCGCCGACTGGCGGCCGGTGCGTCGCCGTCCAAAGGCCGCTCTGCGTGGACTGATTGTCATCGCCAATCCAACCGACGTGGAAACCTATCGTCCCGGCGGTCGCGCCTTGGCATCTCTCGACGTCGCGGCGGAGTTGGCTCGCGCTAAAGCGGGGCTCGAAGGTGTCGAGTGCGCAGTGCTCGCCTCCGGCGGACGCGCCACACTTGACGAGCTGGTGCATCAACTGCACGACGGGTGCGATGTCCTCTACATCGTCTGCCATGGCGCCTTTATCGAAAGCGAAGCCTGGCTCTGGTTGGAGGACGCTACGGGGAAGACGCGCCGGGTCGCTGCGAGCGAGCTGATCCAGCAGATGCGCGAGCTGCGCAACGTTCCGGCACTCGTCGTGCTGGCGTCGTGTCAGAGCGCCGGTAGCGGTGATGATGCGCGCACCTCCGACGCCGGCGCGCTCGCCGCACTCGGACCGGGACTGGCGGAGGCGGGTATCCCGGCTGTGCTGGCCATGCAGGGCGACGTGACAATCGCCACGATAGCCGAGTTCATGCCCGTATTCTTCCGTGAGCTGCAGCGCGACGGGCAGATCGACCGCGCGGTCGCGGTTGCGCGCGGCGCGATCCGCGACCGTGCCGACTGGTATGTGCCGGTCCTGTTCATGAGACTGCGCGGCGGCTCGCTCTGGTACAAGCCAGGATTTGAGGAAGGAGCGCATCTCGAGAACTGGCCGGCTGTGCTGCGCCAGATTCAAAGCCGCCAGTTGACTCCAATTCTCGGACCCGGCTTGACCGACTCGCTGCTCGGCTCGCGCCGCGAAATTGCACGGCGATGGGCGGAAACGTTCCATTTTCCAATGGCGCCACACAATCGGGAGGACCTGCCGCAGGTCGCGGAATTTCTCGCGGTGAATCAGAAAGCCAAGATGTTTCCGCAGAACGAGTTGATCAACTACCTGCGCGCCGATCTGCTGGCGCGTTATCACGACGACCTGCCGGAAGAACTTCGCGAACGGAAAACGGACGAACTGCCCACCGATCACCTCGGCAAGCTGATTTCGACGATCGGCTCCCAGCGCCGGAAGCGCATTCCAGCGGAGCCATTCGCCGTGCTGGCCCGGCTCCCAATCCCGATCTATGTGACGGCGGCGCAGAACGACCTCATCTACGATGCGCTGCGCGAGGCCGGCAAGGAACCTCGCGTCGACCTCTGCCGTTGGCACGACGGTCTTATCGAACTTCCGACAATCGAGCCGGATTTCCGGCCGGATCCGCAGCATCCGCTCGTCTATCATTTGTTCGGGCGTCTGGATCAGCCCGAGTCGCTCGTGTTCACCGAGGATAACTATTTCGACTTTCTGATCGGGATAAAGAAGAACAAGGACCTCATCCCCGCAATGGTCAAGCGCGCGCTTGCGGATACCGGCCTCGCCTTTCTGGGTTTCCAGCTCGACGACTGGAACTTCCGGGTGATGTTTCGTGCCATCATGGACCAGGAAGGAGGGCGGGGACGGCGATCGATGTATGCGCATATCGCGGCGCAGATCGATCCCGAGGAGGGACGGATTCTCGAGCCGAAGCGCGCCCGCGCTTATCTCGAGAGCTACTTCACCGAGTCGGCAATCAGCATCTACTGGGGTAGTCCCGACGACTTTGCACGCGATCTCCTCAAGCGCTGGGAGGCGTCCACATGA
- a CDS encoding molybdenum cofactor biosynthesis protein MoaE has protein sequence MIRVQDRAFDAAAELKAFQAVNRSSGATVMFIGTVRELSEGARIDRMTLEHYPGMTEKALAGIEAEARKRWPLEASLVIHRYGPLEPGDDIVLVLTASSHRQAAFEACEFLMDWLKTMAPFWKLEETAGETRWVDAKDKDDQAARRWDKP, from the coding sequence ATGATCCGAGTGCAGGACAGAGCTTTTGATGCGGCGGCCGAGCTGAAGGCGTTTCAGGCCGTCAACCGCTCGAGCGGCGCCACCGTGATGTTCATCGGCACGGTGCGCGAGCTGAGTGAGGGCGCCCGCATCGACCGCATGACGCTCGAGCATTATCCGGGCATGACCGAGAAAGCGCTGGCCGGGATCGAGGCAGAGGCGCGCAAGCGCTGGCCGCTGGAAGCGAGCCTCGTCATCCATCGCTACGGGCCGCTCGAGCCGGGCGATGATATCGTCCTGGTGCTCACCGCCTCCTCTCACCGTCAGGCCGCCTTCGAGGCCTGTGAGTTCCTGATGGACTGGCTCAAGACCATGGCTCCCTTCTGGAAGCTCGAAGAGACCGCCGGCGAAACGCGCTGGGTCGATGCCAAGGACAAGGACGATCAGGCGGCGCGGCGCTGGGACAAGCCGTGA
- a CDS encoding AsmA-like C-terminal region-containing protein yields MRKIILACLAITAVLIVAAGTFLTSRIRTVSADLAERVESHTGVAVASSGLPGVSFWPRFAVTLDNVVLPAPKGMTSGPLATIEAMHIVPEDGLFGWGKNGIAEIVLEHPSINLIISADGRANWNYDAKASAGAPDGLPLRIVNGRIAFLDERTGTAVALADVEAQTALSGPADELTAKGAFVWNERRASFTLFVKSPQRIAEDGSPTDVTLQAPGLSFQFSGRTALVKGFELDGQAGIKGTDLAMAASWFGAALPAGMDGARFDLAGAIDSSARGLLFTNAQFMLDDMRGQGDVGLAFGKGRPKLDADVVVDMIDLTRYSATSAAASTAFLANPWSSARLDLSALRSLDAILKVGTNAFAYGAFRTGPAELSANVTDGLLDLKIAKATYAEGTLDIALKIDGKADTPAIEFSANGEGIAADKALLAALGFGDMHGRLSPSLSLQASGETLADLVSTLKGHASFRTVGGSLAGVDLSGVFGKVSTAIIEGWNRDDRQSTAFDALSATFAISDGIAETSNLVLTSPTLTFTGKGEVDLLRQALDLKVDPQLAVAASPSATAPAAPQRATFPVAIQVKGPWTAPRIYPDMPGILEDPAGAYAALRKLGLVSPD; encoded by the coding sequence ATGCGTAAGATCATACTGGCCTGCCTCGCTATCACCGCCGTCCTCATCGTCGCGGCGGGCACCTTCCTGACCAGCCGGATCCGGACGGTCTCCGCCGATCTGGCCGAGCGGGTCGAGAGCCACACCGGCGTGGCGGTAGCCTCTTCCGGCCTGCCCGGCGTCTCCTTCTGGCCACGCTTCGCGGTCACCCTCGACAATGTCGTCCTTCCCGCGCCCAAGGGCATGACCTCCGGCCCGCTCGCCACGATCGAGGCCATGCATATCGTGCCGGAGGATGGCCTGTTCGGCTGGGGAAAAAACGGCATCGCCGAGATCGTCCTCGAACATCCCAGCATCAACCTGATCATTAGCGCCGATGGGCGGGCCAACTGGAACTATGACGCGAAGGCCAGCGCGGGAGCGCCGGACGGCCTTCCCTTGCGCATCGTCAATGGCCGCATCGCCTTTCTCGACGAGCGCACCGGCACCGCGGTGGCGCTCGCTGATGTCGAAGCCCAGACCGCGCTGTCGGGTCCCGCCGACGAATTGACGGCCAAGGGCGCCTTTGTCTGGAACGAGCGGCGGGCCAGCTTCACGCTCTTCGTCAAATCGCCGCAGCGCATCGCCGAGGACGGCTCGCCCACCGATGTCACCTTGCAGGCGCCCGGACTTTCTTTCCAGTTCTCCGGCCGCACCGCCCTCGTCAAAGGCTTCGAGCTCGACGGCCAGGCCGGGATCAAGGGCACCGACCTCGCCATGGCCGCATCCTGGTTCGGCGCGGCGCTGCCGGCCGGCATGGACGGCGCCCGCTTCGACCTGGCGGGAGCGATTGATTCATCGGCGCGGGGGCTGCTCTTCACCAACGCCCAGTTCATGCTCGACGACATGCGCGGCCAGGGCGATGTCGGTCTGGCGTTTGGCAAGGGCCGACCTAAGCTCGACGCCGACGTTGTCGTCGACATGATTGATCTCACCCGCTACAGCGCGACATCGGCGGCGGCGAGTACGGCCTTCCTCGCCAACCCCTGGTCGTCGGCGCGCCTCGATCTCTCCGCCTTGCGCAGCCTCGACGCCATCCTCAAGGTCGGCACCAATGCCTTCGCCTATGGCGCCTTTCGCACCGGTCCGGCCGAGCTCAGCGCCAATGTCACAGACGGCCTTCTCGATCTGAAGATCGCCAAGGCGACATACGCCGAAGGCACCCTCGATATCGCCTTGAAGATCGACGGCAAGGCAGACACCCCCGCCATCGAATTCAGCGCCAATGGCGAAGGCATCGCCGCCGACAAGGCCCTGCTCGCCGCCTTGGGCTTCGGCGACATGCACGGCCGGCTGTCTCCGAGCCTCTCGCTCCAGGCCAGCGGCGAAACGCTCGCCGACCTCGTTTCGACGCTCAAGGGCCACGCCTCGTTCCGTACCGTCGGCGGCAGCCTCGCCGGCGTCGATCTGTCCGGCGTCTTCGGCAAGGTCTCGACGGCGATTATCGAGGGTTGGAACCGTGACGACCGCCAGAGCACCGCTTTCGACGCGTTGTCGGCTACTTTCGCCATTTCCGACGGTATTGCGGAGACCAGCAATCTGGTCCTGACGAGCCCGACGCTTACCTTTACCGGCAAGGGCGAAGTGGATCTCCTGCGTCAGGCGCTCGATCTCAAGGTCGATCCGCAACTGGCGGTTGCCGCCTCGCCTTCGGCGACAGCTCCGGCTGCCCCGCAACGCGCCACCTTCCCGGTCGCCATCCAGGTCAAGGGTCCGTGGACGGCGCCGCGCATCTATCCGGACATGCCCGGCATTCTGGAGGATCCGGCGGGCGCCTATGCGGCGCTCAGGAAGCTGGGTCTCGTTTCGCCGGATTGA
- a CDS encoding class I SAM-dependent methyltransferase, whose protein sequence is MQHVKHKTDCRLCGSSSLDHVLPIRPSAIGDAFIPADRLDEPQDLYPLDCYLCLDCGHLQNLDVVDPDILFRDYTYRTSVSLGLVEHFKRYAHSVVTGLSIPKESLVVEMGSNDGSLLKAFGNEGMRVQGIDPARNIAAAATADGIPTLPDFFTSALAARIKSEQGEAKLFCANNVFAHIDNMSDVAKGIRLLLANDGAFVFEVSYIVDMIDNMVFDTIYHEHVSHHALIPLETFLNKHDMTLFHVERTATKGGSIRAFAQPKSTGARPRSDELSKLFAEEERRGITKPKIYQDWFVAIEQRKRKVLAYLDEAIAAGKTVAAYGASTTTTTLLYHFELEGRIKFIVDDNPLKQGLFSPGAHLPVLPSSELSAKIPDVVVILAWTYAEPILKRNQAYVDAGGTFIIPLPQPRIVGREGDAAL, encoded by the coding sequence ATGCAGCACGTCAAGCACAAGACAGATTGCCGCCTGTGCGGATCGAGCTCGCTCGACCACGTCCTGCCGATCAGGCCGTCGGCGATCGGCGACGCCTTCATCCCGGCGGACCGCCTGGACGAACCGCAGGACCTCTACCCCCTTGACTGCTACCTCTGCCTCGATTGCGGGCACCTGCAGAACCTTGATGTCGTCGATCCCGACATCCTGTTCCGCGATTATACCTACCGCACATCGGTGTCACTGGGCCTGGTTGAGCACTTCAAACGCTATGCGCATTCGGTCGTCACCGGTCTTTCGATTCCGAAAGAAAGTCTTGTCGTCGAGATGGGCAGCAATGACGGATCGCTCCTGAAGGCCTTCGGGAACGAGGGAATGCGCGTCCAGGGCATCGACCCTGCGCGCAACATCGCGGCCGCCGCAACCGCGGACGGCATCCCGACGCTCCCGGACTTCTTCACCAGCGCTTTGGCGGCGCGCATCAAGTCCGAACAGGGCGAGGCCAAGCTGTTCTGTGCCAACAACGTCTTCGCCCATATCGACAACATGTCTGATGTCGCGAAAGGCATCCGCCTGCTGCTCGCCAATGACGGCGCCTTCGTGTTCGAGGTCTCCTATATCGTCGACATGATCGACAACATGGTGTTCGACACGATCTATCACGAGCATGTCTCGCACCATGCCCTGATCCCGCTGGAGACGTTCCTGAACAAGCACGACATGACGCTGTTTCATGTCGAGCGCACGGCTACCAAGGGCGGTTCGATCCGCGCCTTCGCGCAACCCAAATCGACCGGCGCGCGGCCGCGCTCCGACGAACTGTCGAAGCTCTTTGCCGAAGAGGAGCGGCGCGGCATCACGAAGCCCAAAATCTATCAGGACTGGTTCGTGGCGATCGAGCAGCGCAAACGCAAGGTTCTGGCCTATCTCGACGAGGCGATCGCCGCGGGCAAGACGGTTGCCGCCTATGGCGCTTCGACCACCACGACGACCCTGCTCTATCACTTCGAACTGGAAGGCCGGATCAAGTTCATCGTTGATGACAATCCGCTCAAGCAAGGACTTTTCAGCCCGGGTGCACACCTGCCCGTGCTGCCTTCCAGCGAACTTTCGGCGAAAATACCCGATGTGGTGGTGATCCTCGCCTGGACCTACGCCGAGCCGATCCTGAAGCGCAATCAGGCCTATGTCGATGCCGGCGGCACCTTCATTATTCCGCTGCCGCAGCCCCGGATCGTCGGCCGCGAGGGCGACGCGGCGCTCTGA
- a CDS encoding acetoacetate--CoA ligase produces the protein MPTAEPLWTPDAGRQAGSNLAAFAAHMAKTEGSGPFRTYADIHGFSVRQPEKFWSAVWDFAKVKASERGDRVLVDGNKMPGARFFPDARLNYAENLLVRSDDTPALIFRGEDKVRKTMSWRQLNNAVARLHHAFAKAGLKPGDRVAAIVPNMPETIVAFLAVASLGGIWSSCSPDFGERGILDRFGQIKPRFLVACDGYYYNGKTIPIANKVAAVLKELPSVEETVIIDYIGQATDISRTMPRAVAYEDYISRKEPEPIKFAQLPFDHPLYILYSSGTTGIPKCIVHRAGGILLKHLSELLFNSDVKAGDRLFYFTTCGWMMWNWLVSGLATGATLLLYDGSPFAPSERVLFDYADEEGMTLFGTSAKYIDAVKKSGLKPRETHRLDKLRTMFSTGSPLAAESFDFVYRDIKRDLHLASISGGTDICGCFVGGNPLSAVWRGEIQGPMLGMAVDVYDDEARPIRREKGELVCTSPFPSMPVMFWNDESGEKYHNAYFARFPDIWCHGDFAEWTANGGIIIHGRSDATLNPGGVRIGTAELYAQVERIPEVIEALAIGQDWDNDVRIVLFVRLREGAALDDALVQKIRQQVRQGASPRHVPAKIVAVKDIPRTKSGKITELAVRDVVHGRVVKNKEALANPEALDFYKDLVELRS, from the coding sequence ATGCCGACTGCCGAGCCATTGTGGACACCGGATGCGGGGCGTCAAGCGGGGTCCAATCTCGCGGCTTTCGCAGCCCATATGGCGAAAACCGAAGGCTCGGGCCCGTTCCGGACCTATGCGGATATCCACGGTTTTTCGGTGCGGCAGCCGGAGAAATTCTGGAGCGCGGTGTGGGATTTCGCCAAGGTCAAGGCTTCAGAGCGCGGAGACCGGGTGCTGGTCGACGGGAATAAGATGCCGGGCGCCCGATTCTTCCCTGACGCCAGGCTGAACTATGCCGAGAACCTCCTGGTCAGATCCGACGACACGCCGGCGCTGATCTTCCGCGGCGAGGACAAGGTCAGGAAGACGATGAGCTGGCGCCAGCTCAACAACGCCGTGGCGCGACTTCATCATGCGTTCGCCAAGGCCGGCCTCAAGCCCGGCGACCGTGTGGCGGCCATCGTGCCGAACATGCCTGAAACCATCGTCGCCTTCCTGGCGGTGGCCTCGCTCGGCGGCATCTGGTCGTCCTGCTCGCCCGATTTCGGCGAGCGCGGCATTCTCGATCGCTTCGGCCAGATCAAGCCGCGCTTTCTCGTCGCCTGCGACGGCTATTACTACAACGGCAAGACGATCCCGATCGCCAACAAGGTGGCAGCCGTCCTGAAGGAGCTGCCGAGCGTCGAGGAGACCGTCATCATCGACTATATCGGCCAGGCGACCGACATTTCGCGCACCATGCCGCGTGCCGTCGCCTATGAGGACTATATCTCGCGCAAGGAGCCCGAGCCGATCAAGTTCGCGCAGCTGCCTTTCGATCATCCGCTCTATATCCTCTATTCCTCGGGCACCACTGGCATTCCCAAATGCATCGTGCACCGGGCGGGGGGCATTCTGCTCAAGCATCTCTCGGAGCTTCTGTTCAATTCCGACGTGAAGGCGGGCGACCGCCTGTTCTATTTCACCACCTGCGGCTGGATGATGTGGAACTGGCTGGTGAGCGGGCTCGCCACCGGCGCCACGCTGCTGCTCTATGACGGTTCGCCCTTCGCGCCCAGCGAGCGCGTGCTGTTCGACTATGCCGACGAGGAAGGCATGACGCTGTTCGGCACGTCAGCCAAATATATAGACGCGGTGAAGAAGTCAGGCCTCAAGCCGCGCGAGACCCACAGGCTCGACAAGCTGCGCACGATGTTCTCGACCGGCTCGCCGCTCGCAGCGGAGAGCTTTGATTTCGTCTATCGGGACATCAAGCGCGACCTGCATCTCGCCTCGATTTCGGGCGGCACCGACATCTGCGGCTGTTTCGTCGGCGGCAACCCGCTGTCTGCGGTCTGGCGCGGCGAGATCCAGGGACCGATGCTCGGCATGGCGGTCGATGTCTATGACGATGAGGCCAGGCCCATACGCCGCGAGAAGGGTGAGCTCGTCTGCACGAGCCCGTTCCCCTCGATGCCGGTGATGTTCTGGAACGACGAGAGCGGCGAGAAATATCACAATGCCTATTTCGCCCGCTTCCCCGATATTTGGTGCCATGGCGATTTCGCCGAATGGACGGCGAATGGCGGCATCATCATCCATGGCCGCTCGGATGCCACGCTCAATCCGGGCGGCGTGCGAATCGGCACGGCGGAACTCTACGCGCAGGTCGAGCGCATCCCCGAGGTCATCGAGGCGCTGGCCATCGGCCAGGACTGGGACAATGACGTACGCATCGTGCTGTTCGTGCGCCTGCGCGAGGGAGCCGCGCTCGACGATGCGCTCGTCCAGAAAATCAGGCAGCAGGTGCGCCAGGGCGCATCGCCCCGCCATGTGCCGGCGAAGATCGTCGCGGTGAAGGATATTCCACGCACCAAGTCCGGCAAGATCACCGAGCTCGCCGTGCGCGATGTCGTGCATGGCCGTGTGGTCAAGAACAAGGAGGCGCTCGCCAATCCGGAGGCCCTCGATTTTTACAAGGATCTGGTGGAGCTGAGGAGCTGA
- a CDS encoding thermonuclease family protein, with the protein MNYRRLWRRRPSQPPRPLWRSLLDIGIFVFAAVVVLLAIRIFNQVTLTPGTADVIDGDSFRLGKDEIRLNGIDAPEYRQVCRDGSDRQWNCGRAATDALRRLVTGREVGCTGLDADRYGRLVSRCTAGRIDLNAEMVRLGWAIAYTRHSDDYVDQEAEARRQRRGIWRGSFDLPEDWREIHRPHFDRAPHD; encoded by the coding sequence GTGAACTACCGCCGGCTTTGGCGCAGGCGGCCTTCGCAGCCGCCGCGCCCTTTGTGGCGCAGCCTGCTCGACATCGGCATTTTCGTCTTTGCCGCCGTTGTCGTCCTGCTCGCTATCCGCATCTTCAATCAGGTGACCCTCACCCCGGGCACCGCCGACGTCATCGACGGTGATTCCTTCCGACTGGGCAAGGACGAGATCAGGCTCAATGGCATCGACGCGCCGGAATATCGCCAGGTCTGCCGGGACGGCAGCGACCGCCAGTGGAATTGCGGGCGCGCCGCAACGGACGCCCTGCGCCGGCTCGTGACGGGTCGCGAGGTCGGTTGCACGGGTCTCGATGCCGACCGGTATGGCCGCCTCGTCTCGCGCTGCACCGCCGGCCGCATCGACCTCAACGCCGAAATGGTCCGCCTCGGCTGGGCTATCGCCTATACGCGACATAGCGACGACTATGTGGATCAGGAGGCGGAGGCGCGCCGCCAACGGCGCGGCATCTGGCGCGGCAGCTTCGACCTGCCGGAGGACTGGCGCGAGATTCACCGTCCGCATTTCGATCGCGCGCCGCATGATTAG